In Entelurus aequoreus isolate RoL-2023_Sb linkage group LG02, RoL_Eaeq_v1.1, whole genome shotgun sequence, one genomic interval encodes:
- the LOC133642166 gene encoding uncharacterized protein K02A2.6-like, which yields MVKMKAIARSHVWWPGLDAQIEQQARTCSTCQRNQKNPALSPLHTWPWPGSPWQRIHVDFAGPFEGHMFLVVVDAYSKWPEVQVMKTTTTEKTVQALRSMFARNGVPETLVSDNGPQFTAAEFGAFLGAFLRANGVKHKRSAPFHPATNGQAERFVQTLKRSLKASRGTFTLQHRVEAFLLSYRNAPHMTTSESPAMLFLRRRLRSRLDLVKPNVSATVELAQEGQRECRDLVAKDRRFAVGEAVLVRDYRRGEEKWMPGLVASQEGPVSYSVDVGAGALWRRHTEQMRAGDRALLVPTGPEQPAVPSELTIGAQPVAPPPFSGKRGCSGNRDSRPRARRVTQTDSGCWHARPEVSTPGYQSSRPP from the coding sequence ATGGTCAAGATGAAGGCCATTGCACGGAGCCATGTCTGGTGGCCGGGGTTAGACGCCCAGATTGAACAGCAGGCCAGGACATGCTCTACGTGTCAACGGAACCAAAAGAACCCGGCGCTCTCCCCACTGCACACCTGGCCGTGGCCGGGATCTCCATGGCAACGGATCCATGTGGACTTTGCGGGGCCGTTCGAAGGACACATGTTCTTGGTGGTGGTAGATGCGTACTCTAAGTGGCCGGAAGTACAGGTGATGAAAACGACGACGACGGAGAAGACTGTACAGGCCCTGAGGAGTATGTTTGCCCGCAACGGAGTACCAGAGACACTGGTTAGTGACAATGGGCCACAATTCACAGCGGCAGAGTTCGGGGCATTTCTCGGGGCATTTCTCCGGGCAAACGGAGTGAAGCACAAAAGGTCAGCGCCGTTTCACCCCGCCACGAACGGTCAAGCAGAGCGTTTTGTGCAGACGCTGAAGCGTTCATTGAAAGCGTCTAGGGGAACATTTACGCTGCAACATCGAGTGGAGGCATTTTTACTCAGCTACAGGAATGCGCCTCACATGACGACGAGTGAGTCTCCGGCTATGCTCTTCCTGCGCCGTCGGCTCCGCTCTCGCTTGGACCTTGTGAAGCCGAACGTGTCGGCTACGGTGGAGCTGGCGCAGGAGGGCCAACGAGAATGCAGAGATCTGGTGGCTAAGGACAGACGGTTTGCAGTGGGGGAGGCCGTGCTGGTGCGTGATTATCGACGGGGGGAGGAGAAGTGGATGCCAGGACTGGTGGCATCACAAGAGGGACCGGTATCCTACTCCGTGGATGTGGGGGCAGGCGCACTCTGGAGACGTCACACAGAGCAGATGAGAGCCGGTGACCGTGCGCTTTTGGTTCCCACTGGTCCAGAGCAACCAGCTGTGCCGAGTGAACTGACAATTGGGGCCCAGCCGGTTGCTCCCCCCCCCTTCTCCGGCAAGAGGGGATGCTCTGGGAACCGGGACAGTCGCCCCCGAGCCAGGAGGGTCACCCAGACGGACAGCGGATGTTGGCACGCCAGGCCGGAGGTATCCACTCCGGGTTACCAGAGCTCCAGACCGCCTTAA